The genomic region GACTGTATAACCAGCATGCCGCCCCTGAGAGGAGCGGGCATGCTGAATTTCTCCGCGGTTAGTGGCCGGGGTGGCCTACCTCCGCGAGGACAGGTGATTCATCCGTCTGCGCCGTGGGTTTGGAAGGCAAGGTGCTGACGGCCAGTATGCCGGCGACTATGAGCAGGCCCGCGGCGATGGTGAGCGCGCTGCCGTATCCGGTGACCAACTGGGCACTCTCGGTAAGGTTTGCATGCGCGGGACTGCTGGTGACGGTCGCGGCGATTCCGGCCAGAACGGCCAAACCAAGAGCGACACCTATCTGTTGGGCAGAGTTCAAGACAGCAGACGCGATCCCAGCTTCATGCGATTGCGTGTGGTAAACCGCCGCTTGGGTCAGTGCGATGACACTGAGGCCGAACCCCAGAGCAAGGACGAACATGGCCGGTCCAAGGTGCAGCCAATAATTTGAGTCAATCTGGATGAAGGAGAACCACAATGCGGCCAAGGCACTAAGCAGAGCGCCCGCCGCGGCGACAAAGCGCGGCGCGACCCGGCGAAGCAGTTTGGGAGCAGAACCTGCACCAAGCGCCAGTCCCGCAGCAAACGGCAGCCAGCTCACCCCGGTCTGCAGGGCGCTGTAGTGCTGGACCTGCTGGAGGTAGAGGGTGATCACGTAGAAGGTGCCCATGGGCCCGATAGCCAGGAGCAGCATTGACGCGTAGGCTCCGGCGCGGCCGCGGTCCCGGAACAAGCTCAGGGGTACCAGCGGTGTGCGGCTGCGCGCTTGCGTGGCGATGAATGCTGCAAGCAGCACGACTGCTGCGCCGATGAGCCCAAGCCCGAACGGGTCGGTGAAGCCGCCCTCACCAAAACGGGTAATAGCGTAAACCAGGGCGACCATGCCGCTTGTTCCCAGCACCGCGCCCCTGAGATCGAGGCTCCCGGGGTGGCGGTCAGCTTCGACGAGGTTTCGGCTGCCAACGAGAACGAGTACCCCAATAGGGACGTTGATGAAGAAGACCCACCGCCAGCCGAGCGTGCCGGTGAGGAAGCCGCCGAGCAGCAGTCCAACTACGATCCCAAGGCCGGA from Arthrobacter globiformis harbors:
- a CDS encoding MFS transporter, with the translated sequence MPKCKNPARTSPASSAPQQRALIPLLVIATAQLMLVLDDSIVNIALPSIQQELRVHPVLLPWIVNAYILAFGALLLLGGRLGDLYGRRRALRAGLAIFVLASLAGGIGFSSEMLIAARAIQGLGAALVAPNALALIATTFSERKTRDTALSLYGAMSGLGIVVGLLLGGFLTGTLGWRWVFFINVPIGVLVLVGSRNLVEADRHPGSLDLRGAVLGTSGMVALVYAITRFGEGGFTDPFGLGLIGAAVVLLAAFIATQARSRTPLVPLSLFRDRGRAGAYASMLLLAIGPMGTFYVITLYLQQVQHYSALQTGVSWLPFAAGLALGAGSAPKLLRRVAPRFVAAAGALLSALAALWFSFIQIDSNYWLHLGPAMFVLALGFGLSVIALTQAAVYHTQSHEAGIASAVLNSAQQIGVALGLAVLAGIAATVTSSPAHANLTESAQLVTGYGSALTIAAGLLIVAGILAVSTLPSKPTAQTDESPVLAEVGHPGH